In a genomic window of Carassius carassius chromosome 43, fCarCar2.1, whole genome shotgun sequence:
- the LOC132125518 gene encoding serine/threonine-protein kinase WNK1-like: MSENLNANMVKFLSPPSKNINGSSSDTLVGERLGVEVRRRHHTMERELLRAEHRFFRRSVINDSNATALELPSKNAILTISADSHTLVSEPPVSESKAASAPQSEGLVEPKEEGDCVKTAVESTQVLIANTTNLLSAEAPRLDAELKSRDSADAEREDEKEEDEEGKDKARAKTDLRDMKAELEDNEEVETNAVGTSPDGRFLKFDIEIGRGSFKTVYKGLDTETTVEVAWCELQDRKLSKSERQRFKEEAGMLKGLQHPNIVRFYDSWESSLKGRKCIVLVTELMTSGTLKTYLKRFKEMKIKVLRSWCRQILKGLHFLHTRSPPIIHRDLKCDNIFITGPTGSVKIGDLGLATLKRTSFAKSVIGTPEFMAPEMYEEKYDESVDVYAFGMCMLEMATSEYPYSECQNAAQIYRRVTSGVKPGSFDKVAIPEVKEIIEGCIRQNKDERYCIKDLLSHAFFQEETGVRVELAEEDDGELVSIKLLLRIEDVKKLKGKYKENEAIEFSFDLHKDVPDDVAQEMVDSGYVCEGDHKTIAKAIKDRVSLISRKREQRKLVREEQEKRKMVQQNDPSQLGLHTDTTDKPPGPALGTVIMESEEHEADQHQQLQQPGASASTVGFVDPQGSASVPETHPAQPGTSFSTVQPDPQPQHTMIHPQSMSQHPAQAPLQQPSSTLTPGPTAQTGTYMYSSYVLGQVATLPSAVHPTVPLQYHQPPQDGSAPPPGPQILQIWACQLSPPVFSPPPNAEQLYFLYQACQAPLTVSQTQPVEQSQPQTTLAPASTESGHSDAASGLSDGNEGRHEGRSMKRPQSRSVRSHSRHEKIAKAKLKLNVLNISNIGDRVAECQLETHNKKMVTFKFDLDGDNPVEIAEIMIESNFILESERESFIEQVRDVIQMADQKGKAQKNSQNQVSSNLGQQVPEISTSILPGVPPSVAAQVVHSAGRRFIVSPVLEAKLREPFFGPPSADTSFEDSTPASDPTPASIVQQDQASFAPGSTQIAVVPPTPGGLAPETSQYQNPVPATTATLTEVTTPAPSTTLAPTESPAPRRLSLPTPSQTPQNVVAESNGLDSQAQASIQQAQVGTSSVPVTQPSATDAESDVQGKPPGIEDIHALDQKLRSLFKDSSQSTSNQPDGSGETSTSSPPSTISTNTPGFVSGATPSSLSLSSSGNFAPGAFASVTPTSYAQTPSADLSPQRPQTSVSVIQPDGQTSAEEKEPATSPSEKALNLGRFQVSVARDQDPSTAEDPAVIVSSSSITPSSTTTSSSPSSLSSPENTVHKSQTPHRVSPEPVSTTTVGRFQVTSSTDIQVGRFSVTPAEGKSSSIISAEGPDSSIESKMTPFTMSITNHYLSSDNDSEPEDEGFKQEMNKLRERHMGEIQALQNKQKEEIEELYTRLGKTPPSVVIPPTVAITGRRRPSKSKGTRSRSGSGTGSFQQGNKQAVQIGSSVNQSATGKTETIPGSNVHVLGTTSPVREENGQSHDQDQAPAANLPHKGTFTADLHELVDNWARDAKNKMPQMPRKYSAPGQLCSMGGNMLAATNPTAGRKGSLCVPNQQFGYTCPTYSMPQWAQSSPLSSTAPPAGLQQGFLVPSGAHQSGNSCGSTNLRTTQAS; the protein is encoded by the exons ATGTCAGAAAATCTCAACGCCAATATGGTCAAGTTCCTTTCCCCCCCTTCGAAAAACATCAATGGCTCCAGCTCAGACACGCTGGTGGGCGAGCGTCTAGGTGTCGAGGTCCGCCGTCGCCACCACACCATGGAGCGAGAACTGCTGAGGGCAGAGCACCGTTTCTTCCGTCGCAGCGTCATCAACGACTCCAATGCTACGGCGCTGGAGCTGCCCAGCAAAAACGCAATCCTAACCATCTCAGCGGACTCCCACACTCTTGTTTCTGAACCTCCTGTCTCAGAAAGCAAAGCCGCTTCAGCCCCACAATCTGAAGGACTGGTTGAACCAAAAGAGGAGGGTGATTGTGTCAAGACAGCAGTAGAGTCAACGCAGGTGTTAATTGCGAATACCACAAATCTTCTCTCTGCAGAAGCGCCACGTTTGGATGCAGAGTTGAAGTCTAGAGATAGTGCTGATGCAGAACGAGAGGATGAGAAAGAGGAGGATGAAGAAGGTAAAGACAAGGCCCGAGCTAAGACAGATTTGCGGGACATGAAGGCAGAGCTAGAAGACAATGAGGAAGTTGAGACAAATGCAGTCGGGACATCGCCGGATGGCCGCTTCTTGAAGTTCGATATTGAGATCGGACGTGGTTCTTTTAAGACAGTCTACAAGGGTCTGGATACTGAAACCACAGTGGAGGTGGCATGGTGCGAGTTGCAG GATCGCAAGTTGTCCAAGTCAGAGCGGCAGCGTTTTAAAGAGGAAGCCGGAATGCTGAAGGGTCTTCAGCATCCCAACATTGTACGCTTCTACGACTCCTGGGAATCATCCTTGAAAGGGAGGAAGTGTATTGTCCTGGTGACTGAACTCATGACATCTGGGACACTGAAGAC GTATCTAAAACGGTTTAAGGAGATGAAGATCAAAGTCCTGCGCAGCTGGTGCCGGCAGATTCTGAAGGGGCTGCACTTCCTTCATACCAGGTCGCCTCCCATCATCCACCGGGACCTCAAGTGTGACAATATCTTCATCACCGGACCTACCGGATCTGTCAAGATTGGAGACCTGGGCCTGGCTACCCTCAAGAGGACCTCCTTTGCCAAGAGTGTCATAG GTACCCCTGAGTTCATGGCGCCTGAGATGTATGAGGAGAAGTATGACGAATCGGTGGATGTGTATGCCTTTGGGATGTGTATGCTGGAGATGGCTACTTCTGAGTATCCGTACTCCGAGTGTCAAAATGCAGCTCAGATCTATCGCAGAGTCACCAGC GGGGTGAAGCCTGGCAGTTTTGACAAAGTGGCTATTCCTGAAGTGAAGGAGATCATTGAGGGTTGCATACGTCAGAATAAAGACGAGAG gtattGCATCAAGGACCTCTTAAGTCATGCGTTTTTCCAGGAGGAAACTGGGGTTCGTGTAGAGCTTGCTGAGGAGGATGATGGAGAGCTAGTGTCCATAAAGTTGTTGCTGCGCATTGAGGATGTAAAGAAACTTAAAGGGAAATACAAAGAGAATGAAGCCATTGAATTTTCCTTTGACTTGCATAAAGATGTACCAGATGACGTTGCCCAAGAAATG GTCGATTCGGGATATGTTTGTGAGGGTGACCACAAGACCATTGCAAAGGCCATAAAGGACAGAGTTTCCCTGATCTCCCGTAAGAGAGAGCAGAGAAAACTTGTGAGAGAGGAACAAGAAAAGAGGAAGATGGTGCAGCAGAATGACCCCTCACAGCTTGGACTGCATACCGACACCACAGACAAGCCCCCTGGTCCCGCTCTGGGCACGGTCATTATGGAGTCTGAAGAACATGAAGCAGATCAGCATCAGCAACTGCAGCAGCCTGGGGCCTCTGCTTCCA CTGTAGGTTTTGTGGACCCTCAAGGTTCAGCGTCGGTCCCTGAGACTCACCCTGCCCAGCCAGGCACATCTTTCAGCACCGTACAGCCTGATCCACAGCCACAGCACACCATGATCCACCCACAAAGCATG TCACAGCACCCAGCCCAAGCCCCTCTGCAGCAGCCGAGCAGTACTTTGACACCGGGTCCCACTGCCCAGACTGGAACT TACATGTACTCCTCTTACGTGTTGGGTCAGGTGGCCACTCTGCCCTCTGCCGTTCACCCTACCGTCCCCTTACAGTACCATCAGCCACCTCAAGATGGCAGTGCTCCCCCTCCAGGCCCTCAAATCTTACAG ATATGGGCATGTCAACTCAGCCCTCCTGTTTTCTCACCACCTCCAAATGCTGAACAGCTCTATTTTCTATATCAGGCCTGTCAG GCACCACTGACCGTGTCCCAAACGCAGCCAGTAGAGCAGTCACAACCTCAAACAACTCTGGCTCCAGCCTCCACAGAAAG TGGTCACTCTGATGCTGCTTCTGGTCTGAGCGATGGGAACGAGGGCAGGCATGAGGGGCGCTCTATGAAACGACCCCAGAGCCGCTCTGTACGCAGCCACTCCCGCCACGAAAAGATAGCCAAGGCCAAGCTCAAGCTCAACGTGCTGAAT atttcTAATATTGGGGACAGAGTTGCTGAATGTCAGCTGGAAACCCATAACAAGAAAATGGTCACATTCAAGTTTGATTTGGATGGTGATAATCCTGtagaaattgctgaaattatg ATTGAAAGTAATTTTATCTTGGAGAGCGAGCGGGAATCCTTCATAGAGCAGGTTCGAGATGTCATTCAGATGGCAGATCAGAAAGGAAAAGCTCAGAAAAATAGCCAAAATCAG GTGAGCAGTAATTTGGGCCAGCAAGTACCTGAAATTTCTACATCCATTCTGCCTG GTGTGCCACCGAGTGTAGCAGCACAGGTTGTACATTCGGCAGGCCGGCGCTTCATAGTCAGCCCAGTTCTTGAAGCAAAACTACGCGAGCCGTTTTTTGGACCTCCTTCTGCAGACACATCATTTGAAGACTCTACACCAG CATCTGATCCCACACCAGCCAGCATTGTTCAGCAGGACCAAGCTAGCTTTGCACCCGGCTCAACCCAGATTGCTGTGGTACCACCCACACCTGGAGGTCTTGCCCCAGAGACTTCTCAATACCAAAACCCTGTCCCAGCAACCACTGCAACGCTGACAGAAGTAACCACTCCTGCACCATCTACCACTTTAGCCCCAACTGAATCACCAGCTCCACGTCGGCTGTCACTTCCCACCCCTTCACAAACTCCTCAAAATGTTGTGGCTGAGAGCAATGGCTTGGATTCTCAAGCTCAAGCCAGCATTCAGCAGGCACAAGTCGGCACCTCTTCTGTTCCTGTGACGCAACCATCTGCGACAGATGCTGAGAGTGATGTACAGGGGAAGCCGCCTGGAATTGAAGACATCCATGCTTTAGATCAGAAGCTGCGTTCCCTTTTCAAAGACTCCTCCCAGAGCACCTCCAACCAACCTGATGGATCTGGAGAGACGTCTACGTCCTCTCCACCCAGTACTATCAGCACTAACACTCCTGGCTTTGTCTCCGGTGCGACACCTTCCAGTTTGTCTCTCAGTTCCAGTGGGAACTTTGCACCTGGTGCTTTTGCCTCTGTGACACCTACAAGCTATGCCCAGACACCATCTGCAGATCTGTCCCCACAAAGACCACAG ACCTCCGTATCTGTAATTCAACCAGATGGACAGACCAGTGCTGAGGAGAAAGAGCCAGCAACATCACCATCCGAGAAAGCTTTAAATCTTGGCAGATTTCAG GTTTCTGTGGCCAGGGATCAAGACCCAAGCACTGCTGAAGATCCAGCAGTCATAGTCTCATCTTCCTCCATCACCCCATCTTCAACAACAacgtcatcatcaccatcatctctCTCTAGCCCTGAAAACACTGTTCATAAATCTCAGACCCCTCACAGGGTCAGCCCTGAACCCGTATCTACCACTACAGTCGGCCGCTTTCAGGTGACCTCCAGCACTGACATCCAAGTGGGCCGCTTCTCAGTGACTCCAGCAGAAGGAAAGAGCTCCTCCATAATCTCTGCTGAGGGACCAGACTCATCTATAGAGTCTAAAATGACCCCTTTCACCATGTCCATCACCAATCACTACCTCAGCAGTGACAATGACTCTGAACCAGAAGATGAGGGTTTTAAACAAGAGATGAACAAGCTTAGGGAGAG acaTATGGGTGAGATCCAGGCATTACAGAATAAACAGAAGGAGGAAATCGAGGAACTGTATACACGTCTGGGCAAAACGCCACCTTCTGTGGTGATTCCTCCAACTGTGGCCATCACAGGCAGACGGAGACCCTCTAAGAGCAAGGGGACCAGGTCAAGAAGTGGTAGTGGTACTGGTTCTTTTCAACAAG GGAATAAACAAGCTGTACAGATTGGAAGTTCAGTCAATCAGTCAGCCACTGGAAAGACAGAAACCATACCAGGCTCAAACGTTCATGTGCTAG GTACCACAAGTCCAGTGAGAGAAGAGAACGGACAGAGCCATGACCAGGACCAAGCACCTGCTGCTAATCTGCCACACAAGGGCACATTCACAGCTGACCTCCATGAGCTGGTTGATAACTGGGCCAGGGATGCCAAGAACAAGATGCCACAG